One window of the Enterobacter huaxiensis genome contains the following:
- a CDS encoding FecCD family ABC transporter permease: MNRAGLRAVRFSFFSALVRPKALLYLAVLSLAALLLLSFGLTHGSLPIPASAIGRALFAPESLTAEARYIVMDIRLPRLLMAVLCGAMLGMAGAAMQSITRNGLADPGLIGVKEGCSAAVLLLIFQFPALGPYWRPLIGMAGGLLTALLVVALARDISRPRFILIGIGVSWAFAAAMGVFMTTADVRDVQTAMLWLAGSLHAASWTLVSIAAAWTVPAFALLLFTARAADVALLGNHTATGLGVRTSRLALLRVFAPVVLTAACVSCVGSIGFVGLIAPHMARLLLRGGQTALLTGSAVLGALLVLAADNVGRLAFLPLQLPAGIVISLIGGPFFLLLLWQRRDRF, encoded by the coding sequence ATGAACCGGGCTGGATTGAGGGCTGTACGGTTTTCCTTCTTCTCGGCGCTGGTTCGCCCGAAGGCGCTGCTGTATCTGGCCGTATTATCGCTTGCCGCTCTCCTGCTGCTGAGTTTCGGCCTGACGCACGGCTCGCTTCCCATTCCCGCCTCCGCGATTGGACGTGCGCTGTTTGCGCCCGAAAGCCTGACGGCGGAGGCGCGCTACATCGTGATGGATATCCGCCTGCCGCGCCTGCTGATGGCGGTGCTGTGCGGCGCGATGCTCGGCATGGCGGGGGCGGCCATGCAGTCCATTACCCGCAACGGCCTTGCTGACCCCGGTCTTATCGGCGTGAAAGAGGGCTGCAGCGCGGCGGTACTGCTGCTGATTTTTCAGTTTCCTGCGCTGGGGCCGTACTGGCGTCCACTTATCGGCATGGCCGGTGGGCTGCTGACCGCGCTGCTGGTAGTGGCGCTGGCGCGTGATATCTCGCGCCCGCGGTTCATCCTGATCGGCATCGGCGTGTCATGGGCGTTTGCCGCCGCGATGGGGGTCTTTATGACGACCGCCGACGTGCGCGACGTCCAGACGGCGATGCTGTGGCTGGCGGGGAGCCTGCATGCGGCAAGCTGGACGCTGGTCAGCATCGCTGCTGCCTGGACAGTGCCGGCGTTTGCGCTGCTGCTCTTTACCGCGCGCGCCGCAGACGTAGCCCTGCTCGGCAACCACACTGCGACGGGGCTGGGCGTGCGAACATCACGCCTCGCGCTGCTGCGCGTGTTTGCCCCCGTGGTGCTCACCGCGGCCTGCGTCTCCTGCGTGGGGAGTATCGGCTTTGTCGGGCTGATTGCCCCGCACATGGCGCGCCTGCTGCTGCGCGGAGGGCAAACGGCACTGCTGACCGGAAGTGCCGTGCTGGGTGCGCTGCTGGTGCTGGCGGCGGATAACGTCGGGCGGCTGGCGTTTCTCCCGCTGCAGCTGCCGGCGGGAATTGTGATTTCACTGATTGGCGGGCCGTTTTTCCTGCTGCTGCTCTGGCAGCGTCGGGATCGATTTTAG
- a CDS encoding oligosaccharide MFS transporter, protein MKSTSTTNRTEYYKISSFIFLYFFTWSASIGLLAIWLGQKANLSGSVIGTVFAVNGIFSVILKPIYGYILDKIGMSKYLLYFVVAMSALMAPFFIYVYQPLLMSNTLLGIIIGALYLSFAWYAGVAACESYSDRFSRLNGMEFGQIRMWGSLGWAVASSFSGLLFNLSPAYNFIMGSVASVVMLIVLLSLKVNTNSVHAGDVLTKEKIAPSDVYALLRNRKFWAFCLYVAGVAWMMFIAEQQFSRYFVTFFDDIHQGNAVFGYLGTVQSGMEFVMYMVIPLFVNFIGAKRGLLIVGLVVGARLIISGMCDSHLLISVLKPLYGLEICLLLVSVFKYIAEHFDKRVNATMYLLGYQAMLYVGNVVVSSPAGYMYDRIGFEQTYIVMGATALTFTLISAFTLSACQSKWRGARALNVAETSTQ, encoded by the coding sequence ATGAAAAGTACATCTACAACAAACAGAACCGAATATTACAAAATCAGCAGCTTTATATTTCTCTATTTCTTTACGTGGTCTGCCAGCATTGGCCTACTGGCCATCTGGCTCGGTCAAAAAGCCAACCTGAGCGGCTCGGTTATTGGGACCGTATTTGCGGTAAACGGTATTTTCTCCGTCATTCTTAAACCCATCTACGGCTATATTCTCGATAAAATCGGCATGAGCAAATACCTGCTCTATTTTGTGGTCGCCATGTCGGCCCTGATGGCGCCGTTCTTTATCTACGTGTATCAGCCGCTGTTAATGTCCAACACCCTGCTGGGGATAATTATCGGCGCGCTCTATTTAAGTTTTGCCTGGTACGCGGGCGTGGCGGCGTGTGAATCCTATTCCGACCGCTTTAGCCGCCTGAACGGCATGGAGTTCGGGCAGATCCGCATGTGGGGGTCGCTCGGCTGGGCGGTGGCGTCTTCGTTCTCCGGCCTGCTGTTTAACCTCTCGCCGGCGTATAACTTCATCATGGGCAGCGTGGCCTCGGTAGTGATGCTAATTGTCCTGCTGAGCCTGAAAGTGAACACTAACTCCGTTCACGCCGGTGACGTCCTGACCAAAGAGAAAATTGCCCCATCGGACGTTTATGCCCTGCTGCGTAACCGCAAATTCTGGGCCTTCTGCCTGTACGTGGCGGGCGTGGCGTGGATGATGTTTATCGCCGAGCAGCAGTTCTCGCGCTATTTCGTCACCTTCTTCGACGATATTCACCAGGGCAACGCGGTGTTTGGCTATTTGGGCACCGTGCAGTCCGGCATGGAGTTCGTCATGTATATGGTGATCCCGCTGTTCGTCAACTTTATCGGCGCCAAGCGCGGGCTGTTAATTGTCGGGCTTGTGGTGGGGGCGCGTCTGATTATTTCCGGCATGTGCGATTCGCATCTGCTCATTTCCGTGCTTAAACCCCTCTACGGTCTGGAAATCTGTCTGCTGCTGGTCTCGGTATTTAAATATATCGCCGAGCATTTCGATAAGCGCGTAAATGCCACCATGTATTTACTGGGCTATCAGGCAATGCTGTACGTCGGTAACGTCGTGGTCTCCTCGCCTGCGGGATATATGTATGACCGCATCGGGTTTGAACAAACCTATATCGTCATGGGCGCTACCGCGCTGACCTTTACCCTTATTTCTGCCTTTACGTTATCCGCCTGCCAGAGTAAATGGCGCGGAGCCCGCGCGCTGAACGTAGCAGAAACCTCAACACAATAA
- a CDS encoding iron-siderophore ABC transporter substrate-binding protein gives MRVFFAMLALVGFAVGAAESTQTFTDDLNRNVVVPVNPKRIVSLHDLDITIPLIELGVPPIASHGRTRPDGSHFLRSSGMLTGIDFDNSDIKFIGTADIDIEAIAAAKPDLIITEPTRNTPVEQLEKIAPTVSIDHLDGGAPEIYRKLAQLTGTKARLKILERRYQEQIEALKATIDTSKLTVSVIQANQGKINAMHSYHSLGRVLRDAGFRFPPLIESIPEGGRIDVSAERLPELDADFVFATWRGDTGGKPQDELAAMDAVMPGWCQFLNACRTGHYVLISREEAISNSFASLGLMAAQVQSQIAGRPLPEAAR, from the coding sequence ATGCGCGTATTTTTTGCAATGCTGGCGCTGGTGGGTTTTGCCGTAGGGGCGGCAGAGTCGACGCAGACGTTTACTGACGACCTGAACCGCAACGTGGTGGTGCCGGTTAACCCGAAGCGGATCGTCTCCCTGCACGATCTGGATATCACCATTCCGCTGATTGAGCTTGGCGTGCCGCCGATCGCCAGCCATGGCCGCACCCGACCGGACGGCAGCCATTTTCTGCGCTCCAGCGGCATGCTGACGGGCATCGATTTTGATAATTCCGACATCAAATTCATCGGCACCGCGGATATCGATATTGAAGCCATCGCCGCGGCGAAGCCGGATCTTATCATCACCGAGCCGACCCGCAACACGCCGGTCGAACAGCTGGAAAAAATTGCCCCGACGGTGAGTATCGATCACCTCGACGGCGGCGCGCCGGAGATCTACCGCAAGCTGGCGCAGCTTACCGGGACAAAGGCGCGGCTGAAGATTCTGGAGCGTCGCTATCAGGAGCAGATCGAGGCGCTAAAGGCGACCATCGATACGAGCAAGCTGACCGTCTCGGTGATTCAGGCCAATCAGGGCAAAATCAACGCCATGCACAGCTACCACTCGCTTGGGCGCGTGCTGCGCGACGCAGGGTTCAGGTTCCCGCCGCTGATTGAGAGCATCCCTGAGGGCGGGCGCATCGACGTCAGCGCCGAGCGCCTGCCGGAGCTGGATGCTGATTTTGTCTTTGCCACCTGGCGCGGGGACACCGGCGGGAAACCGCAGGACGAGCTGGCGGCGATGGATGCGGTGATGCCGGGCTGGTGCCAGTTTCTCAACGCCTGCCGAACCGGGCATTACGTGCTCATCTCCCGCGAGGAAGCGATCTCAAATTCATTTGCCTCGCTGGGGCTGATGGCCGCGCAGGTGCAGTCGCAGATAGCGGGCCGTCCGCTGCCGGAGGCCGCTCGATGA
- the qseC gene encoding quorum sensing histidine kinase QseC — protein sequence MKLSLKLRLTLLFLILSLAAWFAASLVAWQQTTHKLDKLFDTQQMLFAKRLLTMELDELHAPERMREVPKKAKHGHLDDDALAFAIFSADGSMILNDGENGRDIPYHYRRDGFDDGRLQDDSDEWRFLWLTSPDGKYRVVVGQEWEYRQDMALDVVSSQLTPWLVALPVMLLLLILLLSRELKPLKKLATTLRSRSPDATDNLPTEGVPTEVRPLLDALNHLFTRTREMMSRERRFTSDAAHELRSPLAALKVQTDVAQLYLDDPQAQAKALAQLHAGIDRASRLVDQLLTLSRLDSLDNLDDVEPIAIADLLQSAVMDIYHPAQQAGIDIRLNLNAPESKRPGQQLLLSLLVRNLLDNAIRYSPKGSVVDVTLNARGFTVRDNGPGISPEALARIGERFYRPPGQDATGSGLGLSIVKRIAALHGMRVSLKNAAGGGFEAGISW from the coding sequence ATGAAACTGAGCCTGAAGCTCCGCCTGACGCTGCTCTTCCTGATCCTTTCTCTGGCGGCGTGGTTTGCCGCAAGCCTGGTCGCCTGGCAGCAGACGACGCATAAGCTCGATAAGCTCTTTGATACCCAGCAGATGCTGTTTGCCAAACGTCTGCTGACGATGGAACTGGACGAGCTTCACGCGCCGGAGCGCATGCGCGAGGTGCCCAAAAAAGCCAAACACGGGCATCTGGACGATGACGCGCTGGCCTTCGCCATCTTCAGCGCCGACGGCAGCATGATCCTCAACGACGGTGAAAACGGGCGCGATATTCCGTACCACTACCGCCGCGACGGCTTTGACGACGGACGGCTTCAGGACGATAGCGACGAGTGGCGATTTTTATGGCTGACGTCGCCTGACGGTAAATACCGCGTGGTGGTCGGCCAGGAGTGGGAGTACCGCCAGGACATGGCGCTGGACGTGGTGAGCTCGCAGCTTACGCCGTGGCTGGTGGCGCTGCCCGTTATGCTGCTGTTGCTAATCCTGCTGCTGAGCCGCGAGCTGAAGCCGCTGAAAAAGCTCGCGACAACCCTGCGTTCACGCTCTCCGGATGCCACAGACAACCTGCCGACGGAGGGGGTGCCGACAGAGGTGCGCCCGCTGCTGGACGCGCTAAACCACCTGTTTACCCGCACCCGCGAGATGATGAGCCGCGAGCGTCGCTTCACCTCCGATGCCGCCCACGAGCTGCGCAGCCCGCTGGCCGCCCTGAAGGTGCAAACCGACGTGGCGCAGCTGTATCTGGACGATCCGCAGGCGCAGGCAAAAGCGCTGGCGCAGCTGCATGCCGGTATCGACCGCGCTTCCCGGCTGGTGGATCAGCTTCTTACGCTTTCGCGGCTCGACTCGCTCGACAATCTCGACGACGTTGAGCCGATCGCGATAGCCGATTTACTGCAGTCGGCGGTTATGGATATTTATCATCCCGCGCAGCAGGCGGGTATCGACATTCGCCTGAACCTCAACGCGCCGGAGAGTAAACGCCCGGGTCAACAGCTGTTGCTGAGCCTGCTGGTGCGTAATCTGCTGGATAACGCCATCCGCTACAGCCCGAAGGGGAGCGTGGTGGACGTAACGCTGAACGCGCGCGGCTTTACCGTACGGGATAACGGCCCGGGTATTTCGCCTGAAGCGCTGGCGCGTATTGGCGAGCGTTTTTATCGTCCTCCGGGGCAAGACGCCACCGGCAGCGGCCTGGGGTTATCCATTGTGAAACGCATTGCTGCGCTTCACGGCATGCGCGTTTCCCTGAAGAATGCGGCTGGCGGTGGGTTTGAAGCCGGGATCAGCTGGTAG
- a CDS encoding helix-turn-helix transcriptional regulator, with amino-acid sequence MRDTPTSDRLELITLNDTVVSYSRLFANTVRYHHWHQCLEILYVEEGFGVAIVDNRHYTMRPGRLFFFPPFTLHKVMVDAQAEAIYRRTIIHLDHHAVLKTLRDFPQTRQRLERLSRRGGEAWVADLAHCRHHVDHLLSCYPSPMNGESIAGLLISLFAMLPDDRDGAPGSSLGIASRVMFWLDEHYQEKFRLDALAEELGKSRSYVSRKFHAETGEKIHDYLNTLRLRKACECLLHTESSVRDIAAQTGFSDVTWFISAFKKGIGETPLQYRKNHADQ; translated from the coding sequence ATGCGCGACACGCCGACATCCGACCGTCTGGAGCTGATTACCTTAAACGACACCGTCGTGTCGTACAGCCGCCTGTTTGCCAACACGGTGCGTTACCACCACTGGCATCAGTGTCTGGAAATTCTCTATGTGGAAGAAGGCTTTGGCGTGGCAATTGTTGATAACCGCCACTACACCATGCGCCCCGGGCGGCTCTTTTTCTTCCCGCCGTTTACCCTGCACAAGGTGATGGTGGACGCCCAGGCCGAGGCGATTTACCGGCGCACGATTATCCATCTCGATCATCATGCCGTGCTGAAAACCCTGCGCGATTTCCCGCAGACCCGGCAGCGGCTGGAGCGGCTATCGCGCCGCGGCGGGGAAGCGTGGGTCGCGGACCTGGCGCATTGCCGTCACCATGTCGACCATCTGCTGAGCTGTTATCCGTCGCCGATGAACGGCGAGAGCATCGCCGGGCTGCTGATTAGCCTGTTTGCGATGCTGCCCGACGACCGTGACGGCGCACCGGGCAGCAGCCTGGGGATCGCCAGCCGGGTGATGTTCTGGCTGGACGAGCACTATCAGGAGAAGTTTCGCCTCGACGCGCTGGCCGAAGAGCTGGGGAAATCGCGCAGCTACGTGTCGCGAAAATTCCATGCGGAAACGGGCGAGAAGATCCACGACTATCTGAATACCTTACGGCTGCGCAAGGCCTGCGAGTGTTTGCTTCACACGGAATCGAGCGTGCGAGACATCGCCGCGCAGACGGGCTTTTCCGACGTGACGTGGTTTATCAGCGCATTTAAGAAGGGGATCGGCGAGACGCCGCTGCAGTACAGGAAGAACCATGCTGACCAATGA
- a CDS encoding MurR/RpiR family transcriptional regulator, with the protein MIRKIDVYGDRLRSRAHQLTPRLLQVASYINENREAVMEQTAMEIAAVLHTSDATVVRAIQALGFGGLRDLKQTLEQWFGPVVTSSEKMSTTVNTLTSDVDASIDFVLEGHQHTCAVLSEPGNRYAMAQAVSLLAQARQVAIFGIGASGILAEYTSRLFSRIGLPAIPLNRTGIGLAEQLIALQRGDVLVMMAQKSAHREGQTTLREAKRLGIPTILLTNATDSRFSKEASVVIHVPRGGEKGKIPLHGTVLLCLEMIILSVASTEPQRTIKSMKRINELHRGLKPGKKSA; encoded by the coding sequence ATGATCCGAAAAATTGATGTCTACGGCGACCGCCTCCGCTCGCGGGCGCACCAGCTGACGCCACGCCTGCTGCAGGTGGCGAGCTATATCAATGAAAATCGTGAAGCGGTTATGGAGCAGACGGCAATGGAGATTGCCGCTGTGCTACACACCTCGGACGCCACCGTGGTGCGTGCCATTCAGGCGCTTGGGTTTGGCGGGCTGCGGGATCTCAAGCAGACCCTGGAGCAGTGGTTTGGCCCGGTGGTCACCTCCAGCGAGAAGATGTCCACGACGGTAAACACGCTTACCAGCGACGTCGACGCGAGCATCGATTTTGTGCTGGAAGGCCATCAGCACACCTGCGCGGTGTTGTCCGAACCGGGCAACCGCTACGCGATGGCGCAGGCGGTGTCGCTGCTGGCGCAGGCGAGACAGGTCGCTATTTTTGGCATTGGCGCATCCGGCATACTGGCTGAATACACCTCGCGACTGTTTAGCCGTATAGGCCTGCCTGCGATCCCGCTCAACCGCACCGGTATTGGCCTCGCCGAACAGCTGATTGCCCTACAGCGCGGTGACGTGCTGGTAATGATGGCGCAAAAATCCGCGCACCGGGAGGGGCAGACCACGCTGCGCGAAGCGAAGCGCCTGGGTATTCCCACCATTTTGCTGACCAACGCCACGGACTCGCGCTTTAGCAAAGAGGCGAGCGTAGTGATCCACGTCCCGCGCGGCGGCGAGAAGGGCAAAATCCCGCTGCACGGCACGGTGCTGCTGTGCCTGGAGATGATTATTCTGTCCGTCGCCTCCACCGAGCCGCAGCGCACCATCAAGTCGATGAAGCGCATCAACGAGTTACACCGTGGATTAAAGCCGGGGAAGAAGAGTGCTTAA
- a CDS encoding DUF2264 domain-containing protein, producing MWAANKEKSNPLSSRQDVAAHLNAMLGALDKQFPAERSRFSLGETCAHYATDIAQMEGLSRALWGLFPLMAGGDATPFIDKYITAIRLGTDPQSADYWGETGPYDQRLVEMAAYGLGLCLLGDKLLERFTESEVMNLHAWLSQITDAQMPDSNWNYFAIMVQLGFKRAGLPYDQRAIDRRFALMDAYYLGDGWYSDGPGRPKDYYISMAFHFYGLIYATLSGDEASAEVLRERSRLFAEDFIYWSAADGASVPFGRSLTYRFAMVAFWSAAAFSGLNVFTPGIVKGIILRHLRWWQQKPITDRDGILTLGFACPNLAMCEDYNSPGSPYWALKTYLILALPEAHPFWQADEQPLPALAEKHVIPHARQILVHAETSQHVTMLTAGQLELNNYVNTEAKYTKFAYSSRFGFTIERGRFGLKHAACDSMLLLAEGDDYFRGRRECEDVRVDENYIYSRWSPWHDVHIDTWQVPFGEWHLRLHRINSARNLQTAEGGFAVMKTEHRIRERGCYLAAENGSSVIVDLSPAITRLPDSIVTPPNSSIMFPECASIPLLKTDLPQGESWLCCAVIASGTQHDAVTPQLNITQNQVVIRDPGSERQLSFTL from the coding sequence ATGTGGGCGGCAAATAAAGAAAAATCAAATCCGTTGTCTTCACGACAGGACGTGGCGGCGCATTTAAACGCGATGCTGGGCGCGCTGGATAAGCAGTTTCCGGCAGAGCGTTCTCGGTTTTCTCTGGGCGAGACCTGTGCGCACTACGCGACGGATATTGCGCAGATGGAAGGACTTTCCCGCGCGCTGTGGGGGCTGTTTCCGCTGATGGCGGGCGGTGACGCCACGCCGTTTATCGATAAGTACATAACGGCCATCAGGCTCGGGACCGATCCGCAAAGCGCGGATTACTGGGGTGAAACCGGCCCGTACGACCAGCGGCTGGTAGAGATGGCGGCCTACGGTCTGGGATTGTGCCTGCTGGGTGACAAACTCCTCGAGCGCTTCACCGAGAGCGAGGTGATGAACCTGCACGCCTGGCTCAGCCAGATTACCGACGCGCAAATGCCGGACAGCAACTGGAACTACTTCGCCATTATGGTTCAGCTCGGCTTCAAACGCGCCGGGCTGCCCTATGACCAGCGGGCCATCGACCGCCGCTTTGCGCTAATGGACGCCTATTATCTGGGGGACGGCTGGTACTCCGACGGCCCGGGCCGCCCGAAGGACTACTACATCTCCATGGCGTTCCACTTCTACGGGCTCATCTACGCCACCCTGAGCGGTGACGAGGCGAGTGCGGAGGTGCTGCGCGAGCGCTCGCGCCTGTTTGCCGAAGACTTTATCTACTGGTCCGCCGCCGACGGCGCGTCGGTGCCGTTTGGCCGCAGCCTGACCTACCGCTTTGCAATGGTTGCCTTCTGGAGCGCGGCGGCTTTTTCCGGGCTGAACGTATTCACGCCGGGCATTGTGAAGGGCATTATCCTGCGCCATTTGCGCTGGTGGCAGCAGAAGCCGATTACCGACCGCGACGGCATTCTGACCCTCGGCTTTGCCTGTCCGAATCTGGCGATGTGCGAAGATTACAACTCCCCCGGTTCGCCATACTGGGCGCTGAAAACCTACCTGATTCTGGCGCTGCCGGAGGCGCATCCCTTCTGGCAGGCCGACGAGCAGCCGCTGCCCGCGCTGGCCGAAAAGCATGTGATCCCACATGCCCGGCAGATCCTTGTCCATGCGGAAACGTCGCAGCACGTGACCATGCTCACCGCCGGACAGCTTGAGCTGAACAACTACGTCAACACGGAAGCTAAATACACCAAGTTTGCCTACTCCAGCCGCTTTGGTTTCACCATTGAGCGCGGGCGTTTTGGCCTGAAGCACGCCGCCTGCGACTCGATGCTGCTGCTGGCTGAAGGAGACGATTATTTCCGCGGTCGCCGCGAATGTGAGGACGTTCGTGTGGATGAAAACTACATCTACTCCCGCTGGTCGCCGTGGCATGACGTGCACATCGACACCTGGCAGGTGCCGTTTGGGGAGTGGCATCTGCGCCTGCACCGCATCAACAGCGCGCGTAACCTGCAAACGGCGGAAGGCGGTTTTGCGGTGATGAAAACCGAGCACCGGATCCGCGAGCGCGGCTGTTATCTGGCAGCCGAGAACGGCAGCAGCGTGATCGTCGATCTGTCGCCCGCCATCACGCGCCTGCCGGACAGCATCGTTACGCCGCCGAACAGCAGCATCATGTTCCCGGAGTGTGCCTCCATTCCGCTGTTAAAAACCGATCTCCCGCAAGGGGAAAGCTGGCTCTGTTGCGCCGTCATTGCCAGCGGAACACAACACGATGCGGTAACGCCGCAGCTGAATATCACCCAAAACCAGGTCGTTATTCGCGATCCTGGAAGCGAACGCCAGCTGTCGTTCACATTATAA
- a CDS encoding glycoside hydrolase family 88 protein translates to MLSRIKEERLPAIAAPVDPRAFSDELSTARRHVLDLISRHLTEFGEQFPAETCKDGFYPLTDNVEWTTSFWTGQLWLAWEMSGEAKFRAMAEKNVRSFGLRIAGRSDTNTHDLGFLYTLSCVAAWRLTGNREARGFSLLAAEALLERFHEKAKIIQAWGDLSDPEQAGRMIIDCNMNLPLLYWATEQTGDPRFADAAKAHVMQAATYLIREDASTFHTYYMDVNTGAPHYGNTQQGYADDSCWSRGQAWGIYGFLLSYIYTGDETMIALSKRLANYFLNRLPEDSVCHWDLALVGTDALRDSSSAAIAVCGLLELVKHLPVTDPDRERYLEWAKGIMSSLTKQYLMGKDEKGNGLLKHSVYHLAGNKGVDECASWGDYFYVEALVRFTQSWKLYW, encoded by the coding sequence ATGTTAAGTCGTATCAAAGAGGAACGCCTGCCTGCGATTGCCGCGCCCGTTGACCCACGCGCATTTAGCGATGAACTGAGCACGGCACGCCGCCACGTTCTCGACCTGATCAGCCGTCATTTAACGGAATTTGGCGAGCAGTTCCCGGCGGAAACCTGTAAGGACGGTTTTTATCCGCTGACCGACAACGTGGAGTGGACCACCAGCTTCTGGACCGGCCAGCTGTGGCTGGCGTGGGAGATGAGCGGCGAGGCGAAATTCCGCGCGATGGCGGAAAAAAACGTGCGCTCGTTCGGCCTGCGCATCGCCGGGCGCAGCGACACCAACACCCACGATCTAGGCTTCCTGTATACGCTCTCCTGCGTAGCGGCCTGGCGGCTGACCGGGAACCGCGAGGCGCGCGGCTTCTCGCTGCTGGCGGCGGAAGCCCTGCTGGAGCGCTTCCATGAGAAGGCGAAGATCATTCAGGCGTGGGGCGATCTCTCTGACCCTGAACAGGCCGGACGCATGATCATCGACTGCAACATGAACCTGCCGCTGCTCTACTGGGCAACCGAGCAAACCGGCGATCCGCGCTTTGCCGACGCCGCAAAAGCGCACGTCATGCAGGCGGCGACGTATCTGATTCGCGAAGATGCCTCGACGTTCCACACCTACTATATGGATGTAAACACCGGCGCGCCGCACTACGGCAATACCCAGCAGGGCTACGCCGATGACTCATGCTGGTCGCGCGGGCAGGCGTGGGGCATTTACGGCTTCCTGCTGAGCTATATCTACACCGGTGACGAGACGATGATCGCCCTGTCGAAGCGGCTGGCGAACTATTTCCTCAACCGCCTGCCGGAAGATAGCGTCTGCCACTGGGATCTGGCGCTGGTGGGTACGGACGCGCTGCGCGATTCGTCCTCAGCGGCAATCGCGGTATGCGGTCTGCTGGAGCTGGTGAAGCATCTTCCGGTCACGGATCCGGATCGCGAGCGCTATCTGGAGTGGGCGAAAGGGATCATGTCGTCGCTGACGAAACAGTATCTGATGGGCAAAGACGAGAAGGGCAACGGGCTGCTGAAGCACTCGGTGTATCACCTCGCGGGCAATAAGGGCGTGGACGAGTGTGCGAGCTGGGGAGATTACTTCTACGTTGAGGCGCTGGTGCGCTTCACGCAGAGCTGGAAGCTGTACTGGTAA
- the lysM gene encoding peptidoglycan-binding protein LysM encodes MGLFNFVKEAGEKLWDNLTDHKGQSDKVTEHLKKLNIPGADNVQVTVTDGKASVTGDGLTQEQKEKIQVAVGNIAGVSEVENNITATDAKDEATYYTVKSGDTLSAISKTVYGDANQYNKIFEANRPMLSSPDKIYPGQTLRIPKA; translated from the coding sequence ATGGGTCTTTTTAACTTCGTAAAAGAAGCAGGCGAAAAGCTGTGGGATAACCTGACCGATCATAAAGGTCAGAGCGACAAAGTCACCGAGCACCTGAAAAAGCTGAATATTCCTGGCGCGGATAACGTCCAGGTCACCGTTACCGACGGCAAAGCCAGCGTGACGGGTGACGGGCTGACGCAAGAGCAGAAAGAGAAAATCCAGGTTGCCGTGGGTAACATCGCCGGCGTGAGCGAGGTGGAGAACAACATCACCGCCACCGATGCCAAAGATGAAGCCACTTACTACACGGTGAAATCGGGCGATACCCTGAGCGCCATCTCCAAAACCGTGTACGGCGATGCCAACCAGTACAACAAGATTTTCGAGGCCAACCGCCCGATGCTCTCCAGCCCGGATAAAATTTATCCCGGCCAGACGCTGCGTATTCCGAAAGCGTAA
- a CDS encoding NAD(P)H-dependent oxidoreductase — MSNILIINGAKEFAHSKGQLNDTLTEVADGFLRDAGHDVKVVRADSDYDVKAEVQNFLWADVVIWQMPGWWMGAPWTVKKYMDDVFTEGHGSLYASDGRTRSDASKKYGSGGLIQGKKYMLSLTWNAPMEAFTEKDQFFEGVGVDGAYLPFHKANQFLGMDPLPTFIVNDVIKMPDVPSYIAEYRKHLATIFA; from the coding sequence ATGAGCAACATTCTGATTATCAACGGCGCGAAAGAATTCGCACACTCAAAAGGCCAGCTGAATGACACCCTGACCGAGGTCGCGGACGGTTTCCTGCGCGACGCCGGGCATGATGTTAAGGTCGTTCGCGCGGACAGCGATTATGACGTGAAAGCCGAAGTACAGAACTTCCTGTGGGCTGACGTGGTCATTTGGCAGATGCCGGGCTGGTGGATGGGCGCGCCGTGGACGGTGAAAAAATACATGGATGACGTGTTCACCGAAGGTCACGGCTCGCTGTATGCCAGCGACGGCCGCACCCGCTCTGACGCGTCTAAAAAATACGGCTCCGGTGGCCTGATTCAGGGCAAAAAATACATGCTCTCCCTGACCTGGAACGCCCCGATGGAAGCGTTTACCGAGAAAGATCAGTTCTTCGAAGGTGTGGGCGTCGACGGCGCGTATCTGCCGTTCCACAAGGCAAACCAGTTCCTGGGCATGGATCCGCTGCCGACCTTTATCGTCAACGACGTGATTAAAATGCCTGATGTCCCGAGCTATATCGCAGAATATCGCAAGCATCTCGCGACAATTTTTGCTTAA
- a CDS encoding putative quinol monooxygenase, translated as MLTVIAEIRTRPGQHHRQALLDQFAKIIPTVLEEEGCHGYAPLVDAATDASFQATAPDSIMMVELWETVAHLEAHLQTPHMKAWSEAVKGDVLDTHIRILEQGV; from the coding sequence ATGCTTACCGTAATTGCTGAAATTCGTACTCGTCCAGGTCAACATCACCGCCAGGCGCTGCTGGATCAGTTCGCGAAGATTATCCCGACCGTACTTGAAGAAGAAGGCTGCCACGGCTATGCGCCGCTGGTAGATGCAGCCACCGATGCCAGCTTCCAGGCGACCGCGCCGGACTCCATCATGATGGTTGAACTGTGGGAAACCGTGGCGCACCTCGAAGCGCACCTGCAAACTCCGCACATGAAAGCGTGGAGTGAGGCGGTAAAAGGTGACGTGCTGGATACCCATATCCGAATTCTGGAGCAAGGGGTTTAA